In a single window of the Chondrocystis sp. NIES-4102 genome:
- a CDS encoding MotA/TolQ/ExbB proton channel family protein produces the protein MPIDNIWTAGGIVSYPLLAFSVIAVALIVERITFWVKIKRKQRRIVKQILSIYRTDYHGAIALLKKNAQLPIARIFLEALELEQPTPDEFRLALDSATQAEIPTLRRFGTWFGTIITASPLLGLLGTILGLIQSFAAMDLGNAAATNSAGVTGGLSEALVSTVMGLVVAIFTLLFANAFRGLYVRELAFIQEYGGQLELLYRRYHQGAKEYATYQ, from the coding sequence ATGCCAATAGATAATATTTGGACAGCAGGAGGAATTGTAAGTTACCCCTTGCTGGCATTTTCGGTGATAGCAGTAGCTTTAATTGTCGAAAGAATTACTTTTTGGGTCAAAATAAAACGTAAACAACGACGCATTGTTAAACAAATTTTATCTATTTATCGTACTGACTATCATGGTGCGATCGCTCTATTAAAAAAGAATGCCCAATTACCTATTGCGCGGATTTTCTTAGAAGCATTAGAGTTAGAACAACCCACACCCGACGAGTTTCGTTTAGCTTTAGACAGTGCAACACAGGCAGAAATACCGACATTAAGAAGGTTTGGTACTTGGTTTGGGACTATTATTACTGCTTCACCGTTATTAGGTTTATTAGGTACTATTTTAGGTTTAATTCAATCCTTCGCAGCGATGGATTTAGGTAATGCTGCTGCAACTAATTCGGCTGGTGTCACAGGAGGATTAAGTGAGGCTTTGGTTTCGACCGTTATGGGTTTAGTAGTAGCAATCTTTACATTACTATTTGCTAATGCTTTTCGGGGTTTATATGTGCGAGAACTAGCCTTTATTCAAGAATATGGCGGTCAATTAGAATTATTGTATCGTCGCTATCATCAAGGAGCAAAAGAGTATGCGACCTATCAATGA
- a CDS encoding biopolymer transport protein ExbD/TolR — MRPINEPEEPLEINILPMIDVIFSILAFFIISSLFLTRSQGLSVDLPSAQTSEPKQSAQYNITIKSDGDLFLDRQPIQLEQLKGALQQKITPNSQSLVIINADQKVEHGIVVKVMDRLRQVPGASMAIAAEQE; from the coding sequence ATGCGACCTATCAATGAGCCTGAAGAACCGTTAGAAATCAATATTTTGCCGATGATTGATGTGATTTTCTCAATTTTGGCGTTCTTCATTATTTCCAGTTTATTCTTAACGCGATCGCAAGGTTTATCAGTCGATTTACCTTCAGCGCAGACATCTGAACCTAAACAGTCTGCTCAATATAACATCACGATTAAATCTGACGGGGATTTATTTTTAGATCGCCAACCCATTCAACTAGAGCAATTAAAAGGTGCGCTACAGCAAAAAATTACACCCAATTCTCAGTCGTTGGTAATCATTAACGCCGATCAAAAAGTTGAACACGGCATAGTAGTTAAAGTGATGGATCGCTTGCGCCAAGTACCAGGTGCATCAATGGCGATTGCTGCTGAACAGGAATGA
- a CDS encoding transposase IS200-like protein yields MRNDFVSSARSVSDLKAHLVLTTKYRKKVLTGEMISRLRDVITELCEKWDCKVIEFNGEDNHIHLLFQYYPQMELPKFIGNIKSVTSRRLRQEFPEEINKIYWKKVFWNESYFIASCGGVTISVLKNYIENQNTPS; encoded by the coding sequence ATGAGGAATGATTTTGTTTCTAGTGCCAGGTCTGTATCTGATTTAAAAGCTCATTTAGTTTTGACAACCAAGTATAGAAAAAAGGTTTTAACTGGCGAAATGATTAGCAGATTGAGAGACGTGATAACTGAATTGTGTGAAAAATGGGATTGCAAAGTGATTGAGTTCAATGGAGAAGACAATCATATACATTTGTTATTTCAGTACTACCCACAAATGGAACTACCCAAATTCATAGGCAATATTAAATCAGTTACCAGCAGGAGATTGAGACAAGAATTTCCAGAAGAAATAAACAAAATTTATTGGAAAAAAGTATTTTGGAATGAGTCTTACTTTATAGCTTCTTGTGGTGGAGTTACAATATCTGTATTAAAAAATTATATCGAGAATCAAAATACGCCAAGCTAG